A genomic stretch from Leptodactylus fuscus isolate aLepFus1 chromosome 10, aLepFus1.hap2, whole genome shotgun sequence includes:
- the LOC142219071 gene encoding histone H2B type 1-O-like, translating into MPDPAKSAPAPKKGSKKAVTKAQKKDGKKRKRARRESYAIYVYKVLKQVHPDTGISSKAMSIMNSFVNDVFERIAGEASRLAHYNKRSTITSREIQTSVRLLLPGELAKHAVSEGTKAVTKYTSAK; encoded by the coding sequence ATGCCTGATCCCGCCAAGTCTGCCCCAGCGCCCAAGAAGGGCTCCAAGAAAGCCGTGACCAAGgcccagaagaaggacggcaagaagcgtaagagggccaggagggagagctaTGCCATCTACGTGTACAAGGTGCTGAAGCAGGTCCACCCCGACACCGGCATTTCTTCCAAGGCCATGAGCATCATGAATTCCTTCGTCAACGACGTCTTTGAGCGCATCGCAGGAGAAGCCTCCCGCCTGGCTCACTATAACAAGcgctccaccatcacctcccgggagatccagacctccgtgcgcctgctgctgcccggagagttggccaagcacgccgtgtccgagggcaccaaggccgtcaccaagtacaccagcgccaagtaa